The uncultured Eubacteriales bacterium region CGCAAATGGCATCAGTGTAGATATTTCCGTAACCGCCTCCGGTGCGACCGGCTTTGCCCTTACCTTGGAGCGCAAAGCCCTAAATCGTCTGTTGGAGGCTGACGTGAAATCCTTCANNNNNNNNNNNNNNNNNNNNNNNNNNNNNNNNNNNNNNNNNNNNNNNNNNNNNNNNNNNNNNNNNNNNNNNNNNNNNNNNNNNNNNNNNNNNNNNNNNNNNNNNNNNNNNNNNNNNNNNNNNNNNNNNNNNNNNNNNNNNNNNNNNNNNNNNNNNNNNNNNNNNNNNNNNNNNNNNNNNNNNNNNNNNNNNNNNNNNNNNNNNNNNNNNNNNNNNNNNNNNNNNNNNNNNNNNNNNNNNNNNNNNNNNNNNNNNNNNNNNNNNNNNNNNNNNNNNNNNNNNNNNNNNNNNNNNNNNNNNNNNNNNNNNNNNNNNNNNNNNNNNNNNNNNNNNNNNNNNNNNNNNNNNNNNNNNNNNNNNNNNNNNNNNNNNNNNNNNNNNNNNNNNNNNNNNNNNNNNNNNNNNNNNNNNNNNNNNNNNNNNNNNNNNNNNNNNNNNNNNNNNNNNNNNNNNNNNNNNNNNNNNNNNNNNNNNNNNNNNNNNNNNNNNNNNNNNNNNNNNNNNNNNNNNNNNNNNNNNNNNNNNNNNNNNNNNNNNNNNNNNNNNNNNNNNNNNNNNNNNNNNNNNNNNNNNNNNNNNNNNNNNNNNNNNNNNNNNNNNNNNNNNNNNNNNNNNNNNNNNNNNNNNNNNNNNNNNNNNNNNNNNNNNNNNNNNNNNNNNNNNNNNNNNNNNNNNNNNNNNNNNNNNNNNNNNNNNNNNNNNNNNNNNNNNNNNNNNNNNNNNNNNNNNNNNNNNNNNNNNNNNNNNNNNNNNNNNNNNNNNNNNNNNNNNNNNNNNNNNNNNNNNNNNNNNNNNNNNNNNNNNNNACCGGCTGGGTTAAGGATGGAAACGATTGGCGTTTCTATTCTGGCAATATCATGCTGGTAGGCTTTTGGAACCTTGGCGCAAACGGAGAAAGCGAGACATACTATTTCACCGCAGACGGTAGCATGGTATTTGGTAAGTGGCTCCAGATTGACAGAAAGTGGTATTATTTCTATGACGACGGCAAGCTTGCCAAGAGTACGAAAATCGACGGATATGAGGTCGATGAAAACGGCGTGAGAAAAACGAAATAAGCTATTCACGCAAAAGGCGCACAGGTTGATATTTCAGCCTGTGCGCCTTTTGCAATTCCAGTATTATTCAAAATTAAATCTGCGATACAGAGCATGGGCAATGTCACTAAAACAGGCTTCCAGTCCATTTGTACGAAGATAGTCCATATAATCCGGAAGAGCTTTTGAAAATTTCATATAGCAATATCGCTCTAAAAGCCAATCCATAAACCTCATGGGTGTGTGATTTAACACCAAAAGCAACTGTTCAATGTGAAGATATTTATATGCTTTTCCGTGCGGTGTATCTTCAAAAAACGCCTTATGTACGGAACCAACGATGTTAAATCGTTCCTGATAGCGGTCAACAGTTTTCTCTAAGACCCTAACCTCCGTGTGGAGTGTCTGCAATTCACGATCTCGGATAATTTTCTTACAATATTGGCAGAAATCGGCCCTTGACCGAAACGGTGGCTCTCCGTTTTCTTTCAGGAATCTGCCTGCTTTCATCTTATCAAAAATAATTTCATGATATTCTGAGATAATCAAATTCTCCATGTACTCACCAGCCTTTCCGACCTTATAGCTTTGATTATAGCAAACGGTATGTCTGTATTGCAATAATGTGGGAAAGTGCCCTGCTAAAATTAGGCAGGGCACTTTGGTTCAGCCACAAATCAAGTCATGAAGCACACACTCGTCTGCGAGTTCCTGTGCCAATTCTGATAAACGGATGCGTTCCATTGTATCTTCCTCCGGCATAGGGTGCAATTTCAGGTAATCGGCTCGAATACGTTCTGCCATCTCAAAGGCAATCTTGTCAACCGTTGCACAGTGCACTGCCAGCTTGCCAGTCAAAAGCGGTTCCCTGTACATTCCCGGCTTTTGTTCATGAAGGTAATTCAGACGAAGCCGACCATACTTACCCAAGTTGTCAAGCATGATTTTTACGTCAATTTCGATGTTGGGATACAATAACCTATCAATCTCTGTGTATTCAAATTCAAACTTTGCCATAAAGCAAATCCTCCAATAAAGATTATTTACAATTCATCGGTAATCGTTCGGCTGTATGCTAAACAACTATGATTTTCGTAAACATCCTTATTGGAGGATTACATTAGGTGCGGCGGCTTTTTTATCATTTTACAGATTTTACGAACCCTGGCCTGCGCCGCCGTCTCCCTTGGGCTTGCGGCCCCAGCTACGGTGGCGGCGGCGGGGGGCGGACTTCTTCTCAGCTTTTTCGTCTCCCTCGCTCTGTGGGGGGCGGGGGGCCTGCTTGGGTTTCTCCTGCTGCTTTGGCCTGTTTTCCTGCCTTGGCTTTGGCCCGTCGGCCTTGGGTTTCTCCTGCTTGGGCTGGTTCCCCCGGTTCTCCCGACGCTCCCTTGGTTTGTCCTCCCGGACATCGCTGCTGCCCATGCCCATGCCTGTAAGGGCAGAGCCGATGCCGTTCTGGAGCTTAACGCTTGGGTCCTCCGGGGGCGGGGTGACTTTGTGGAGCTTGGACAGCTCCTCCAAGGGCGGGGCCACGTAGTTCTCCGGCCGCTTACCCTTGCCGTTGCGCACAACCCGGATCTCACTGTTGTGGAAGGCGCGGGGTGCGTCGGGAGCGGAATCCAGCCGGACCTTCACGGTCTCACGCAGCAGGTTCACCTGGCTTACGTTGCCCACCCCCTCCGGAGTCTCCACAAAGGACTCAGCTTTGGGCATCCGTTTCACCGCATCCTCGTAGGCGTCTTGCTCATACTTGAGACAACACATCAGCCGCCCGCAGGTGCCCGATATCTTCACTGGGTTGAGGGAGAGGGACTGGGTCTTCGCCATCTTGATGGAGACGGGCTGAAAGTCCTCCAGGAAGGTGGAGCAGCAGAAGGGCTTGCCGCAGATACCCAGGCCCCCCAGCATCTTCGCCTCGTCCCGGACGCCGATCTGCCGCAGCTCGATCCGGCTGTGGAACATGGAGGCTAGATCCTTCACCAGGCTCCTGAAGTCCACGCGGCCCTCGCTGGTGAAGAAAAAGAGAATCTTGTTCCCGTCGAAGTTGTACTCCACGTCCACCAGTTTCATCTCAAGCTTGTGCTCGGAGATCTTCTCCTGGCAGGCCTTAAAGGCAGCCTGGGCACGCTCCCGATTGCGATCCACGGTCTCCAGGTCCTTTTCCGTGGCAATACGCAGGACAGGACGCAGGGGCTGTACCACCGCGTTATCCTCAACCATGGTGTTGCCCTGGGTACACTCGGCGTACTCCACGCCCCGGGAGGTCTCCAAAATGACTCCCTGGCCCTCTGCGACCTGAAGGTCGCCCGGGTCGAAATAATATTGCTTGCCCCCGCTTTTAAAGCGGGCGCCGATGATCTCGGTCATAAAAACCTCCATTGAGACGTTGAATGAATGGTCATGTGAAATCGCTTGTACCCCGCTAGCCGCTCAGAGCCGCGCAGAGCCACCCGGCCAGATGCCCGGTTCCGGCGTTATAGCCGCAGGCGGCGCGGAGCTTTTCCAGGGTTTCGGCTGCGGCAAGGAGCGCACGGGGAGTCAGCTTGTCCGCGGCCATCCGCGCGGTTTCCAGGCGCTCCGGATCACTTTCCCCGGGGTTCCCCTGGTTAGAGCAGACCAGCGCGTGCCGTAAGAGCAAGATGGTTTCCCCAAGCAGAGCCTCCAGATCCTCCCGCTCCCACTTTTCCAGGGAGACGGAGAACTCCAGGAGGGCCAGCTCGTCCCCCTTGGACAGGAGCCGCAGGAGCTTAACCGCCCCATCCCGGACTGGCCCCGTCCCGCCGGAGCCCTCCAGCTCGGCTACCGCCCGGCCTAGTACCCCCTCGCACCGGGCGGCCAGTTCAGCGATTGCCCGGGGAGCCTGCTCCGGGTATCGGGCGCGGAGATACCCCTCCGCCTCCGAGTCGGTGACAGGAGAGAGGGTCAGACCCTCGCACCGGGAGCGCACGGTGGCCAGCAGGGCGGCGGAGTTGTCGGTGAGGAGGAGGAACGCGGCGTAGGCCGGCCCTTCTTCCAGTAGTTTAAGCATGGCGTTTTGTGCGCTGGGGTTCATCGTCTGGGCGTTTTCCAGCAGATAGACCTTGCGTGACGCCTCGTTGGGACGGATGTATGCATCGGACCGCAGGGCCCGGACCTGAGCCACGTTGATGTCCTTCCCGTCGCCGCCAATGCGAATCACATCGGGGTGGATGTCCCGCAGCGCCTTGCGGCAATGGGGGCAGGTTTCGCAGGGCTTATCGCCGGCCCCCTCACAGACTAAGGCAGCCGCCAGCAGCCGGGCAAGGGTGTGCTTGCCCGTCCCGGCGGGTCCGGCGAGGATGTACGCGTGAGAGAGGCCGCGCCCCGCGCTCTCAGCCGAGAGCTGCCGCTTGAGGGGCATGTTGCCCGCCAATTGGGATAAATTCATCAGACGTGCTCGAACCGCTCGATGTCCACAACGAAGATAGTTGCCCCGCCCACAACGACCTCCACGGGCATACTGGGGTAGTACCCGTAGCTCATCTCAGTGGTGGTGGGTATCATCTGCTTGCGGGAATGGGACTCTTCCTTGATGATATCTATGACGCTCTGGACCTTTTCCTCGTCCACACCCACCAAAATGGTGGCGTTCCCCGCCATGAGGAAACCGCCGGTGGTAGCCAGCTTGGTGGAGGAGAACCCCTTTTTGGTAAGGGCTTGGCTGACGGCGGAGGCGTCGTCGTGGTTGATAATGGCAAGGATCAATTTCATTTCGAATCCCTCCTTAGGACGTTTGCGCCCCATAACACACTCACAGGGCGACAACTTGTACCTCTTGCTCCATATTATAACCTATCCCGGCCAAATATGCGAGATGTTTTTTCCCGATACGCTCCCCCGGGGCTACCACCGGGATGCCGGGTGGATATGGGGCAATCTGACAGGCGGCGACTCGCCCTTCGGCATCCCGGAGGGGAACCGTCTCCACGGCTGAAAAACGGGCCTCCCTGGGGGACAGCACGAGTTCCGGCTCCGGGGAATAGGGTGCGCCCTCGCAGAGCATGATAGGGGCATCAGGCAGGTCCGCCCCTATCTCCCTCAACGTCCGCTCCAGCCGCTCAAAATCCCGCTCTCCGTCTGCGCAGGTGAAGATGAACACCACGTGTGCGCTGTCTGCCATCTCGGGGTAGATGCCCCGGGCCTCCAGCTTCTCCTGGAGAGCATAACCGTTCCCGGTCTTAAGCACAAACCGAGGTCCGTCCAAGGGAGCGTCCGCGTCTGAGAGGGAGGGGAAAGCTCTCCGCAGCCGCGCGACCTGAGCGCACACCGCCCGGTAGCCCGCCTGCCCCTCATCCTCCATCCAGGCCCTCGCCCCGTCCAGAGAGGCCATCAGCAAGTAAGACGGGCTGGAGCTGCCGTAGAGGCTCCCTGCCCGCCGCAGATCGGCATGGGAAAACCCTGCACCCGCGAAGAGGAGCGCCCCCTGGCCCAGGGCGGGCAGAGTCTTGTGAGCGGAGGCCACCACCAGATCGGCGGCGGCATACCCCCCCTTTCCCAGGAAAGGCAGGTGCGCTCCATGGGCCGCGTCCACTACGAGTTTTCCACCATGTGCGTGTACGACGGCAGCCAGGGCAGGAATATCTGATAGCACACCGTAATATGTCGGAGAAGTAATACATACGGTTTTAACGTCGGGGTGATTTTCCAAGATATTTTCCACAGTCTGTGAATCCACTGGGCCAAAAACCCCGGCCCCCATCAACCAGAGCCGGTCAAAGTAGATGGGGGAGAGGTCCAGCAGGGCCAGCGCGTTATAGGCCGAGCGGTGGCTCCCCCGGTCCAGAAGGACGGGGGCATTTGTCCCAGCGGCTAAGGTCAGTGCAGCCAGCATTCCCTGGGTGCTCCCGCCGGTGAGAAAGAGGCACTCATCCATCCCAACGGCTTTCGCCCATAGCGACTCGGCCTCCCGGATGGGCCCCTCGCCGGAGAAGAGGTCTCCGGTGGGGGGCAGCTCGGTAAAGTCCAGTACTGCGGCGGGGGAGAGATCGGGCAGTGGCAGCACCCGCCCCTTGTGTCCCGGCATGTGGAGCCGCAGGGTGTTTTTCCCCGCAAATTCTTTCAGTGCGTCATAGAGCGGCGTCGGACCCATGCGCCTCACCCCCTAAAAAGTTGCATATATTATAGCAGAAACCTATACTTTCAACAAGGCCCCCAGCTCGTAGGCGCGCCCCGGAGGGAGAAACATTTAAACCAAAAAACTAAGGGGCCGCCCACCTGGGCGGCCCCTTAAATATCTTCTTACCCCTCGTCCTCGCTCCTAGTGCACTTAATGCTCAGCTCGTCCAGCTGCTTGTCGGTGACGACGCCGGGGGCGCCCATCATCAGGTCCTGGGCGTTCTTGTTCATGGGGAAGGGGATGATCTCCCGGATGGAGTCCTCTCCGGCCAGCAGCATGACCATGCGGTCCACGCCTGGAGCGATGCCCGCGTGGGGGGGCGCGCCATAGGTAAAGGCGTTATACATGGCGGGGAACTTGCTCTTCACGTCCTCCTCGCCCAGCCGCACAAGCTGGAAGGCCTCCAGCATGATCTCTGGGTCGTGGTTTCGCACCGCGCCGGAGGAGAGCTCTACGCCGTTGCACACCAGGTCATACTGGTAGGCCGTGATGCTTAAGGGGTCCACCGCTCCGGCGGCGGCCTGCTTTAAAATCTCAAGCCCGCCATTGGGCATGGAGAACGGGTTATGGCAGAACTCCAGCTCGCCGGATTCCTCCCCAATCTCGTACATGGGGAAGGCCACGATCCAGCAGAACTCGTATCGCTCGCGGTCCATGTGCCCGGGGCAGAGGGCGGCGGCCTGCTTGATGAAGACGCCCGCCGTCTTCTGGGCAGAGAGGAGCTTGCCCGTTGACAGTCCCACCAGCGTGTTGGGGACGAGGCCGAGGGCGGAGACCACCGCCTCCTTGCTATCCTGGAGAAACTTACTCACGCCGCCCACCAGCTCGCCGTTCTCGTCCAGGCGGAACCAGTAGACCTTCTGCCCGGCCTGGACCTCGACGTCGGCGCACAGCTGGTCGATTTGCTTGCGGGTGAGGGTACAGCCCGAGACTGGAATGGCTTTCACTGTATTCCCGGCAAAGGGGTCGAACCCGCAGTCGGCCAGGAGTACGGTGGCATCCTTCACCGTCAGGTCGATGCGCAGGTCGGGCTTGTCGGAGCCGTAAGTTTCCATAGCGTCCAAATAACTTACCCGCTGGAACGGCGCGCTGGAGGCCACAGAGTACTTGCCATACTGGGCAAAAACCGGGGGCAGAACATCCTCAAGCACGGCGAATACGTCCTCCTGCGATGCGAAAGCCATCTCCATGTCGAGCTGATAGAACTCGCCGGGGGAGCGGTCCCCCCGGGCGTCCTCGTCCCGGAAACAGGGCGCGATCTGGAAGTATCTGTCGAAGCCGGAGGCCATGAGGAGCTGCTTAAACTGCTGGGGAGCCTGGGGCAGGGCGTAGAACTTGCCGGGGTGCTTGCGTGAGGGCACCAGGTAGTCCCGCGCCCCCTCGGGGGAGGAGGCGGTGAGGATGGGGGTGGTGATTTCCAGGAATCCGTGGGCTGTCATGGCCTGACGCAGGGCGGAGACCACGTTGCACCGCAATATGATGTTATTCTTCACCTCGGGGTTACGGAGGTCCAGATAGCGGTACTTAAGACGCTGGCTCTCATCGGCCTCCCGGCTGCGGTTGATGGGGAAGGGGAGCTCGTTGTGGCGGCAGCGGCCCAGCACCTCGATTTTGCTGGGGACCACCTCGATGTCACCGGTGGGCAGCTTGGGGTTTTTGCTGTCCCGCTCCCGGACGGTCCCCTCCACGCTCAGGGTGGACTCCTTATTGAGGGCTTTTACCAGGGCCACCATCTCCTCGGTCTCCAGCACGACCTGTGTGGTGCCATAAAAGTCCCTCAGGACCAAGAACGCCAAGTTTGCCCCAACCTCCCGGAGGTTTTCCATAAATCCCACCAGCGTGACGGTTTGACCCACGTCGGCAAGCCGCAGGCAGTTGCAGGAGTGTGTTCGGAAAGAAGATCGGATATTACCCATAAAAGCATCTCCAATTTGTAATATATAAATAAATAATTATTTCCTGTAATCAACTTGAAGGTTAGATCGCCTTCTCGGTGAAAGCCGATATGCCAGATGCAGCGTTGTTCTCCTATAGACCGTGGCTCTGCCTGATCTCGGCAAGCAAGCTCTCATAGAAGGCTCTGGCGATGGGGGCACGCAGTGTGGCAATCTCGCGGGCACGGGCGGTGTACATGGCATCCCCGATGTGCTCCAGCTTGTGCCTGTACTCTTGTAGGAAGGTATTCGGGCCCTCCTCGTCGCCGTCCAGGACTAAGCCATCCGGCCCTCTGGAGTAAAGGCCCATATTTTCATGCCCTCCGTAGTACAGAGTGCGTGCGATGCCAATGGCCCCGGTTACGTCTAGCTTATCCGCATCGAAGAGAATTTTCGCCTCGATGGTGACGGGGCGGCGGTCGGCCCGGTAGCGGTGAGTCAGTATGCAGTCCCGCACCCAGGCGGCGCGCCCTTCGCTCCAGCCCAGACTCATCAGGAAGGCATAGGCCTTTTCACTCCCCGCTTCCGCATGGCAAACTGCGGGGTTCTTAAACTGCTCCTCCCGCCCTATGTCATGGAGGAGGCAGGCGGCGGTGAGAATGTCCATGTCCACGCCCCCGCCTTCGTGCTCCGCTATGTCGACGGCGAGGCCCAGCACCCGGTAAATATGCTGGGCGTCATGCGCGCTGTCCTTCATGCAAGAGAGCATATAGCCCTCTATCTCGCTAAAATCATCCATCTTCAGCGTTCCAATAGGCCGTACTTGGCAGAGAGGCCCTCGGTATCCCGAATGGGGGGCACCTCAAGCTCGTTTCGCACCTGATTGCGCAGGTAAGCCACAGCCTCCTCCACTGGAAGAGTAATCTGCTTGTAACAGCCGTCAGCTCCCAGCTCCCGCTGCTCCGCCTCAGTGAAGTCGTTGGCCATGAGGAGGTTCTTGACTGTGACCGTCCCTTGGGCGAGCTCGTCCTCCCCCAGGAACGCGGCGAAGGGGATATGCAGCTTGTCGGCATAGGAGATCTTCTGCTTGAACTTTTTTTTCTCACAGTAGAGCTGGGCACGTACCCCGGCGCTCCGCAAAGCGGTGGCGAAGGAGATGGCGTGGGACAGATCATCGGTCATGGGCAAAATAAGCACGTCGGCGGGGGCGGCGTTGATGTCGGAACTTAACATCCCCTGCTCCTGCAAAATAAAGAAGAGACGGGTTAAACCGATGGAAATACCCACTCCTGGCAGTTGTTTTTCTGTATAATATTCCGCTAAGTTATCATATCTGCCGCCCGAGCAGATGGAGCCCACCTCCGGGTGGTCCAGCATGACGGTCTCGTACACCGTGCCGGTGTAGTAGTCAAGACCCCGGGCGATGGTGAGGTCGATTTCAAAGTGGCTCTCAGGCACTCCGAAGGCGGACATGTACCGGGCCACGGTTCCCAGCTCCTCCAGTCCCAGGTCCAAAAGCTCGTTTTTCCCCTTAAATTCTTCCAGAGCTGCCAATGCGTCTGTCGATTGGAGCAAGGAGATGAGCTTTACAGCGGTTTCCTGGGGAACATCGAAATCCTCGGTCAGGATGGTGACCACCTTCTCGGGGCCGATCTTCTCCAGCTTGTCGATGGTGCGCATCACGTCCCCAGCGCGCTCACTCAGGCCCAGCAGGGCAAAGAGGCCGTTTAATACCTTGCGGTTATTTACCCGGAGCTTAAAGCGGCGCAGGCCCAGGGCGGTAAAGCTGCGGTAGATGATGGCGGGGATCTCAGCCTCATTCATGATGTCCAGCGCCCCGTCGCCAATCACGTCGATGTCGGCCTGATAGAACTCCCGGAACCGCCCCCGCTGGGCCCGCTCTCCCCGGTAGACCTTGCCGATCTGGAACCGGCGGAAGGGGAAGGCCAGCTCGTTGTAGTGCAGGGCCACGTATTTGGCGAGAGGGACCGTCAAATCAAACCGAAGGGACAGATCGCTGTCCCCCTTAGTAAAACGGTAAATTTGCTTTTCGGTTTCCCCGCCACCCTTGGCGAGGAGCACTTCGCTTGACTCGATGAGGGGTGTGTCGAGCCCTGTAAACCCGTAAAGCGCGTAGCTCTCCCGTAGGAGGGCCACCATCCGGTCGAACAGCACCTGTTCCCTGGGAAGCAGCTCCATAAAGCCCGAAAGCGTGCGGGGTTTTTGTATTGCCATAATGATTTCTCCTTTTTGTAAAAGGTTTGAAGGTTAAATCGTAAGGTGTGGCATTCTTGACGTGTTGCCTTTGATTTTTCCCCATTCTTTAAAAACAACAAATGGGTCCCGCCGGAGGCGCGTCCCCCGGAGAAAAAGACGGAGGGAATCGAATTCCCCAAAAAAAGACGCTCCCGTCCCATCAATGGGACGAAAGCGCCCTGCTCTCGTGGTGCCACCCATGTTCAGCGGCGTAATAAACGCCGCCCTCCATGCTCCTGTTGCGGGGAGCGGCCGCGGATGTCTCCATCCCCGCTGCTGAGGCCGTCTTCCCCCGTTCCTTGCCGTAGGCCCCTCTCAGCCCAAAGGAGGCCTTCTCTGTCCGGTGGTGTACGGGCTACTCATGCCCCGTCGTCGCGGTGTTATTTGTTGATACTAGCCCAAAAGGGTAGAAAAGTCAAGCCCTATACCGTAAAGGGCGTGGTTTTCGGATTTAATATCTCTCTCCAGTCGAGGTCGCCCCGGGCCAAGCCGTGGATGAGCATCTCGGCGGTGCCCACGTTGGTGGCGTAGGGAATGTTGTACTGGTCACACAGGCGAGTGATATAGGTGAGGTCTGGATCCACCTCGCTGGACTGGGGGTCGCAGAAAAAGAGGACCATATCAATCTCGTTATAGGCGATGCGCGCGCCGATCTGCTGACTGCCGCCGTGGGCGCAGGAGAGGAAAAGGTGCACCGGTAGCCCGGTGGCCTCCGCAACCAGCTTGCCCGTACTGCTGGTTGCGCAGACAGTGTGTTTGGAGAGGATGCCACAGTAGGCGATGCAGAACTGGGTCATCAGCTCCTTCTTGCGGTCGTGAGCCATAAGTGCGATATTCATTCGGGCCTCAATCCTTTCTGGCGCCCGCCGGTTCCCTCCAGCGGAGCGTGGGTTCATATTAGTTTTTTGTTCAGCGCAGGTTCATCAGCGGGACCTTTTGGCCCAGGAGCCTTCGCGCGATGTTGAGGTAGGCGACGGCGGCGCCCTTACGGCTCGCCAGAATTAAAGGCGTACCCGCGTTGGCAGCCAGGATGACCTGCTCATCCTCGGGCACCACGCCCAGAAGGGGCAGGCCCGCGGCGTCCATCGCGTCATCGATGGTGGTGTGCAGCCGCTTGAGGAGCTTTGGTTTCACCTTGTTCACCACCAGGTGGATGCGAGGCAGCTCCTTTGAAAGCTGGGCCACTACCCGCTGGGCGTCCCGCAGGGCGGAGGCGTCGGTATTGGAGACTACGATGGCCCGGTCCGCGCCACAGACCGCCAGCCGGAATCCTTCACCCAGGCCGGCGGGGGAGTCCATCAGGATATAGTCGTACTGCTCCTTTGCCTCCTTGAGAAAATGCGCCATCCGCTCCTCGGTCACGCCGGGGGGGAGGGACAGGGGCGCGGTGAGAAGGCTCAGATTCTCGATGACCGGGTGCCGGGCAGCGGCCCGCTGCAGGGAGCAGCGCCCCTCCAGAACGTCGGTAAAGTCCATCAGTGCTCGGTCGGTCATACCCAGGGAAATATCCAGGTTCCGGAGCCCAATGTCCATGTCGATGCAAAGAACCCGGTTTCCCAGCGCGGCCAGACAGGAGGAGACGCCCCCGGTCAGGGAGGTCTTTCCGGTGCCCCCCTTACCTGATGTGACCACAATGGCGCAGCTCATAGCGTCCCTCCCAGAAGATACGAAGTCATTCTATCATAAAATAGACAAGATTTCAACGATTTTTTGTGCAAACTATCCTGAAATTTCAAAGAGGTGCCTTCTGGATTTTGGCCCATCGCCGGGGGTACCCCTTCGGGGTGGGGGCGACCTTTTCGATGACCACCACCCGGTGAATAATATCGGTGCCGGGAATGGCATAGTCGTAAGGCAAAAGCACTTTACCCCCAAGCAACTGAATTCCGGTCATCGCAGTTGAGAGCTCTTCATCGCTGC contains the following coding sequences:
- a CDS encoding hypothetical protein (Evidence 5 : No homology to any previously reported sequences), with amino-acid sequence MLVGFWNLGANGESETYYFTADGSMVFGKWLQIDRKWYYFYDDGKLAKSTKIDGYEVDENGVRKTK
- a CDS encoding conserved hypothetical protein (Evidence 4 : Homologs of previously reported genes of unknown function) — protein: MENLIISEYHEIIFDKMKAGRFLKENGEPPFRSRADFCQYCKKIIRDRELQTLHTEVRVLEKTVDRYQERFNIVGSVHKAFFEDTPHGKAYKYLHIEQLLLVLNHTPMRFMDWLLERYCYMKFSKALPDYMDYLRTNGLEACFSDIAHALYRRFNFE
- a CDS encoding conserved hypothetical protein (Evidence 4 : Homologs of previously reported genes of unknown function), which translates into the protein MAKFEFEYTEIDRLLYPNIEIDVKIMLDNLGKYGRLRLNYLHEQKPGMYREPLLTGKLAVHCATVDKIAFEMAERIRADYLKLHPMPEEDTMERIRLSELAQELADECVLHDLICG
- a CDS encoding PSP1 C-terminal domain protein; its protein translation is MEVFMTEIIGARFKSGGKQYYFDPGDLQVAEGQGVILETSRGVEYAECTQGNTMVEDNAVVQPLRPVLRIATEKDLETVDRNRERAQAAFKACQEKISEHKLEMKLVDVEYNFDGNKILFFFTSEGRVDFRSLVKDLASMFHSRIELRQIGVRDEAKMLGGLGICGKPFCCSTFLEDFQPVSIKMAKTQSLSLNPVKISGTCGRLMCCLKYEQDAYEDAVKRMPKAESFVETPEGVGNVSQVNLLRETVKVRLDSAPDAPRAFHNSEIRVVRNGKGKRPENYVAPPLEELSKLHKVTPPPEDPSVKLQNGIGSALTGMGMGSSDVREDKPRERRENRGNQPKQEKPKADGPKPRQENRPKQQEKPKQAPRPPQSEGDEKAEKKSAPRRRHRSWGRKPKGDGGAGQGS
- a CDS encoding putative DNA polymerase III, delta' subunit (Evidence 3 : Function proposed based on presence of conserved amino acid motif, structural feature or limited homology), with protein sequence MNLSQLAGNMPLKRQLSAESAGRGLSHAYILAGPAGTGKHTLARLLAAALVCEGAGDKPCETCPHCRKALRDIHPDVIRIGGDGKDINVAQVRALRSDAYIRPNEASRKVYLLENAQTMNPSAQNAMLKLLEEGPAYAAFLLLTDNSAALLATVRSRCEGLTLSPVTDSEAEGYLRARYPEQAPRAIAELAARCEGVLGRAVAELEGSGGTGPVRDGAVKLLRLLSKGDELALLEFSVSLEKWEREDLEALLGETILLLRHALVCSNQGNPGESDPERLETARMAADKLTPRALLAAAETLEKLRAACGYNAGTGHLAGWLCAALSG
- a CDS encoding conserved hypothetical protein (Evidence 4 : Homologs of previously reported genes of unknown function) yields the protein MKLILAIINHDDASAVSQALTKKGFSSTKLATTGGFLMAGNATILVGVDEEKVQSVIDIIKEESHSRKQMIPTTTEMSYGYYPSMPVEVVVGGATIFVVDIERFEHV
- a CDS encoding Orn/Lys/Arg decarboxylase, major domain protein → MGPTPLYDALKEFAGKNTLRLHMPGHKGRVLPLPDLSPAAVLDFTELPPTGDLFSGEGPIREAESLWAKAVGMDECLFLTGGSTQGMLAALTLAAGTNAPVLLDRGSHRSAYNALALLDLSPIYFDRLWLMGAGVFGPVDSQTVENILENHPDVKTVCITSPTYYGVLSDIPALAAVVHAHGGKLVVDAAHGAHLPFLGKGGYAAADLVVASAHKTLPALGQGALLFAGAGFSHADLRRAGSLYGSSSPSYLLMASLDGARAWMEDEGQAGYRAVCAQVARLRRAFPSLSDADAPLDGPRFVLKTGNGYALQEKLEARGIYPEMADSAHVVFIFTCADGERDFERLERTLREIGADLPDAPIMLCEGAPYSPEPELVLSPREARFSAVETVPLRDAEGRVAACQIAPYPPGIPVVAPGERIGKKHLAYLAGIGYNMEQEVQVVAL
- the aspS gene encoding Aspartate--tRNA ligase, whose protein sequence is MGNIRSSFRTHSCNCLRLADVGQTVTLVGFMENLREVGANLAFLVLRDFYGTTQVVLETEEMVALVKALNKESTLSVEGTVRERDSKNPKLPTGDIEVVPSKIEVLGRCRHNELPFPINRSREADESQRLKYRYLDLRNPEVKNNIILRCNVVSALRQAMTAHGFLEITTPILTASSPEGARDYLVPSRKHPGKFYALPQAPQQFKQLLMASGFDRYFQIAPCFRDEDARGDRSPGEFYQLDMEMAFASQEDVFAVLEDVLPPVFAQYGKYSVASSAPFQRVSYLDAMETYGSDKPDLRIDLTVKDATVLLADCGFDPFAGNTVKAIPVSGCTLTRKQIDQLCADVEVQAGQKVYWFRLDENGELVGGVSKFLQDSKEAVVSALGLVPNTLVGLSTGKLLSAQKTAGVFIKQAAALCPGHMDRERYEFCWIVAFPMYEIGEESGELEFCHNPFSMPNGGLEILKQAAAGAVDPLSITAYQYDLVCNGVELSSGAVRNHDPEIMLEAFQLVRLGEEDVKSKFPAMYNAFTYGAPPHAGIAPGVDRMVMLLAGEDSIREIIPFPMNKNAQDLMMGAPGVVTDKQLDELSIKCTRSEDEG
- a CDS encoding hypothetical protein (Evidence 5 : No homology to any previously reported sequences) — encoded protein: MITGNNYLFIYYKLEMLLWVISDLLSEHTPATACGLPTWVKPSRWWDLWKTSGRLGQTWRSWS
- a CDS encoding conserved hypothetical protein (Evidence 4 : Homologs of previously reported genes of unknown function) gives rise to the protein MDDFSEIEGYMLSCMKDSAHDAQHIYRVLGLAVDIAEHEGGGVDMDILTAACLLHDIGREEQFKNPAVCHAEAGSEKAYAFLMSLGWSEGRAAWVRDCILTHRYRADRRPVTIEAKILFDADKLDVTGAIGIARTLYYGGHENMGLYSRGPDGLVLDGDEEGPNTFLQEYRHKLEHIGDAMYTARAREIATLRAPIARAFYESLLAEIRQSHGL